GCTAAAACAATGATGATGTGTCTTATACATGACATCGTTGAAATTGATGCAGGTGATACCTACGCATACGATGCAGAAGGTTTAAAGACACAAAAGGCAAGAGAAGATCTTGCCAAAGAAAGAATATATTCAATTCTTCCAGATGATCAAAAAGCAGAGCTTATTGCCCTATTTGACGAATTTGAAGCTAATGAAACTCCAGAAGCACGTTTCGCACATGCAATGGACAACTTCCAACCACTCCTACTAAACAATTCGAATGACGGTGGTGACTGGAAAGAACATCAAGTCACTGCTGAAAAGGTATATGGCCGTCAATTTAAAACAAGACTTGGTTCCGAAGCTATTTATGAAGTAACGGATCATATCCTTCAGAGTCATATCAAAAAAGGTAATCTAAAATAACTTGCAAGCATGTAAAAGTCTCCGTAGGCTTAGCAATCCCTAACAGAGACTTTTTTAGTTATTTGCTTAATACTTCTTTCTTGCAAAGTAGATTCCAACACCTGCAAGAGCTGTGAAAGACAATGCGGAAAAATCAATAGGTGCAACTGGATGTTCTGTACTTTCCTGAATCTCTGACAACTGCATATTAAATTCTATCGGCGGTTCAGCAAATTGAATCGGAAATTCTTGTTCCTCAATTTCTTCTATAAACTGCTTTTTAGCTTCTTTTTCTTCTATTACTTCCTCATCAGCAACTAGTTCAGTAACTTCAGCAACTATTTCTCCAGTTCCTCCATATAACCGCTCATAGATTTCATCTGTCATCGTGCCAGTTCTGCCTCTGCCAGCTCCACTTCCGTTTGATCAGTATTATATTTTTCTAACTCTAGCTTTGCCTGATTTAACATATCTTGTTTTTTTTGAATGATACTTTCATCTAATCCTTCTATAATGGCCTCTTCTAATTACTTCTCCCAAATTTTAATCTCTAAAACTATTTTAGAAATAAACGTACAATAATTTGTGTATAACTTGACGCGTCTTACAAACAATTCTTACTTTATCCAAAGTGTAGCACAAAATCATTTTTATGGACGATATTCTTTTTTTCTAACAAATTCAGTCAATTCGTCGAAATGTTTCGCTGTACAACGGTTTGTCTGCCACCTGTTAAGATTCCCAAAAACATTGGAGATATGCAACTTAATATAAAATAAATCAATGCAGATACAGAAAGTGTTAGTAACAAAATTACAAAACGCGATCCAACATTATATACAGTTACGGAAAAATTCTGCTTAATATAAAATTTGAACATACCATCCCACAAATCATTTATCAACGGTTGATGAATCGCATACATTAAAAAAGTCAAATTATATACTTTTAATAACTTGAAATTATTAAATGAAGGTATTAAGAAAAACATAAATACTGGCAACATCATTTTTGTCATAACCCCAAAAAGAGAAGGGATAAAGCCTTCTAAAAAATATGATACTCCAAGTAGCAATAATATATATCCTAACAGATTTTGTGGATGAAGATTTTCTTCATATTTACCATAAAATGCACCAACAAGATAGCACGGCAAGTAATATATAACATTATCCATTACTCCAAACTGCAGTATATCCTGAACAATCTTAAAAGGAAGCTTGTACATAACTTGCGTTAAAATTGAGACAATCATAATAAATCCCCATCCTACCTTTTTCTCTTTAAGCATTAAAAGAAGTATAGGAGAGATGAGTGCAAGTAAAAATATCGCCAAGACATACCAAAGTGGTCCATCTGAAGTGAACCCAATTTCTTGGACACGTTAATTTACAGACATGATAAGGCTTGATTCCTTGCCTGACAAGGGGTTAGGCCTTCTAATTTTGTCTGTATTCTTTCTTCGTTGTAATAGTGTATGTATTCTTCCATGGCACATTTCAATTCTTCCAATGTATGGAACTCATATTCATGTCCGTAGAACATCTCATTCTTCATCTTTCCAAAGAAGTTCTCCATCACACAATTATCTAGGCAATTTCCTTTGCGAGACATCGATTGGATGACCCCGTGTTCATGTAGAGCCTTATGGTATTGATTCATTTGATATTGCCATCCTTGATCAGAATGGAATATCAGTCCTTCTATATTTGGATATCTATGAAATGCGATATCAAGCATATTGGCAATCTGCTCATAGTTTGGATTATTAGATATATTCCAAGATATAATTTCTCTATTATGCATGTCGAGAATAGGTGATAGATACAGCTTGCCTGCAGTGATGTGGAACTCTGATACATCTGTTGTCCATTTCTCGTTAACTGTACTTGTAGAGAAGTTGCGCTTGTAATAGGTAATGTGATTCTCTTCATCAACTACCTT
This genomic window from Solobacterium moorei contains:
- a CDS encoding acyltransferase family protein produces the protein MGFTSDGPLWYVLAIFLLALISPILLLMLKEKKVGWGFIMIVSILTQVMYKLPFKIVQDILQFGVMDNVIYYLPCYLVGAFYGKYEENLHPQNLLGYILLLLGVSYFLEGFIPSLFGVMTKMMLPVFMFFLIPSFNNFKLLKVYNLTFLMYAIHQPLINDLWDGMFKFYIKQNFSVTVYNVGSRFVILLLTLSVSALIYFILSCISPMFLGILTGGRQTVVQRNISTN
- a CDS encoding HD domain-containing protein; this encodes MNERLQKQMDFILEIDKEKNIFRQTHLTNHGRNENDAEHAWHMAIMTYLLKEHANEKIDVAKTMMMCLIHDIVEIDAGDTYAYDAEGLKTQKAREDLAKERIYSILPDDQKAELIALFDEFEANETPEARFAHAMDNFQPLLLNNSNDGGDWKEHQVTAEKVYGRQFKTRLGSEAIYEVTDHILQSHIKKGNLK